In the genome of Limisphaerales bacterium, the window GCGAAACAAAAAGGCGGCCGCTCCGGCGAAGCGGCTGAAACGGGGTTATCCGGATCACTGCAGGAAGTGGGCTTGGAGCTGGGCCGGCTGAAGACGGGGACGCCGCCGCGGTTGCTGAAGCGTTCCATTGATTTTTCCCAGCTTGAGGAACAGCCCGGTGATGAGCCGGTGCCGTACTTTTCCTTTTGGAAAGATGCTGAGCAGGATGAGGCGTTCCACGTGGAACATTCGGGGAGCAAGTATCCGAAAGGATCTATTTTAGACCAAATTGGCGGCCAATTAAAATGCTGGATTACGTGGACATCGAGCAAAACAGCCTCAATTATCAAGGAAAACCTGCATAAATCGCCGATGTATTCGGGCGTGATCGACGGGGTTGGGCCGCGTTATTGCCCCTCGATTGAGGACAAAATTGTGCGGTTTGAGGACAAGGAGACCCATCAAATTTTCCTGGAACCGGAAGGCATTGCTACGGATGAAATTTACGTGAACGGGTTTTCGACTTGTTTGCCTTTTGAGGTGCAGATTGAGATGGTGCGCACGATTAAGGGTTGTGAGAACGCCGAGATTCTTCGTCCGGCTTATGCGGTGGAATACGATTTTGCCTCGCCGCGCCAGCTACACCCTTCCCTCGAATCCAAGCCCTGTCGCAATCTGTTTTTGGCCGGTCAAATCAATGGCACTTCCGGCTATGAAGAGGCCGGCGCTCAAGGGCTGATGGCGGGGATCAATGCCGCGCTTCGTGCCCAGGAAAAGGAGCCGCTGGTGCTTCGGCGCGATCAAGCGTACATCGGCGTGCTCATAGATGATCTCATCACCAAAGGCACACTCGAGCCATATCGGATGTTCACCAGCCGCGCAGAATACAGATTGTTGCTACGTCAGGACAACGCAGATATGAGACTTTCAGAAATCGGCAACGATAAAGGAGTGCTTTCTGGTCGGTTATTTGATGTTTTTTCTAAGAAAAAGATAGCAGTGGAAAATGAGATTGAGCGGTTGGGGAAGACGTTTGACGGGTCGAATTCGTTGGCGCAGGTGTTGCGGCGGAATGATGTGAAGTATGAAAACTTGCCGCAGAGTGATGAAACGTTGTCAGAAGAGGTGCGGCGGCAAGTGGAGATCACGGTGAAATATGCCGGCTACGTGGAGCGACAAGAAGCCGAAGTGGCGCGTTTTCGCACGATGGAGGACAAGCAGATTCCCCGGTGGCTAGATTACGCCGGCATCACGGGCTTACGAAATGAGGCCCGGCAGAAGCTCATCGACCATCAACCCGCCACGCTCGGGCAAGCCTCGCGCATCTCTGGCATTTCGCCTTCAGACATTAGCCTCGTGATGGTTCAAATGAAACGCGGGCCGAAAGAGGCCGACGTGAGTGAGTGAGTTTGGAAATCTCAAAGACCAAACGCCAAAGGCCCGAGAAAAACCCGATCCACAAGCGCGACCTGAAAAGGGGGAGCCGCTCTAGCGGTTGATCGTCGCTTGAGGCATCGACTCAATGAGATCGGCGACCATTCGGTCAGTGATGAAATTTCCTTTTATATTTAGAAACTTCAGAAAGTCGTATCCCTTGAGCCACTTGGCGCCTTCATCGGAGATGCGGTTGTAATTCAGCGTGAGGCTTTCAAGATTCACCAGTTTGGAGAGATGCTCCACTCCGTCATCGCGGATGTTGTTTTCTCCGAGATCGAGATGGGTGAGGTTATAAAGATTCTTCAAATGCCGTAGTCCCCGGTGGGTCACGCTGGTGTTGGAAAGATTGAGCGACTGCAGGTTGTGCATATTGGTGAGATGCTGCAGGCCGACATCCGTCACGCGCGTGGCCGAAAGCGAAAGGCGGCTGAGGCATTCCATTTTGGAAAGATGCGCCAGTCCATCATCGCCCACCTCGGTGATATCGAGAATCAACTCCCGTAGCCTCGTCAGTTCACCGATCGATTTGAGACCTTTGTTCGTGAGGGCGCAATCCGTAGCATCGAGCACTTCTAGATGCTCCAACTGCCCCAGCAATTTAAACCCCTCATCGCCCACGCGCACATTGTAACGGATAAACAACAAATTTGTCTCGGCGTCCTCATTCGTCTCAACCCGCCGCGCAATCGCCCGCACCCCCATCGCCAAATTCCCATCATGCTCCGCCACCGCCACAACCAAAGGATCCGGCGGCGCTTTTTTTTCTGAGCTATTGTCGGACATAAAATTTTGTTTCGTCAAAAGTACCTTTTCAATCGGCAATTGGGAGCAAAAAGAAAATGGTGGGAGGAACAGGATTCGAACCTGTGAAGGCATAGCCAGCA includes:
- the mnmG gene encoding tRNA uridine-5-carboxymethylaminomethyl(34) synthesis enzyme MnmG, with product MSFRYPKDFDVIVVGAGHAGVEAALAAARMGCEVLMLTTNVDTIGQMSCNPAIGGLAKGHLAREIDALGGEMGKCTDMTGLQFRMLNLKKGPAVWAPRAQCDKKAYQFRMKWVCEREPNLTIQQGQVSRLMHKDREVLGVETAMGVQYYGKTTVITTGTFLRGLMHVGDAKQKGGRSGEAAETGLSGSLQEVGLELGRLKTGTPPRLLKRSIDFSQLEEQPGDEPVPYFSFWKDAEQDEAFHVEHSGSKYPKGSILDQIGGQLKCWITWTSSKTASIIKENLHKSPMYSGVIDGVGPRYCPSIEDKIVRFEDKETHQIFLEPEGIATDEIYVNGFSTCLPFEVQIEMVRTIKGCENAEILRPAYAVEYDFASPRQLHPSLESKPCRNLFLAGQINGTSGYEEAGAQGLMAGINAALRAQEKEPLVLRRDQAYIGVLIDDLITKGTLEPYRMFTSRAEYRLLLRQDNADMRLSEIGNDKGVLSGRLFDVFSKKKIAVENEIERLGKTFDGSNSLAQVLRRNDVKYENLPQSDETLSEEVRRQVEITVKYAGYVERQEAEVARFRTMEDKQIPRWLDYAGITGLRNEARQKLIDHQPATLGQASRISGISPSDISLVMVQMKRGPKEADVSE